One part of the Halobacteria archaeon AArc-dxtr1 genome encodes these proteins:
- the aspS gene encoding aspartate--tRNA(Asn) ligase, with product MQNRTYTADAEPGDDVTVAGWVHEIRDLGGIAFLILRDATGKIQVKFEKDEMDEELVETGLGVARESVVSVSGAVEEEPRAPTGVEVTPESVEVVSAADPELPLDPSGKVDAELSTRLDNRTLDLRKEGVQAVFEIRAEILRAVREQFRAFDSTEITTPKIVATGTEGGTELFPITYFGEEAFMNQSPQLFKQLIAGSNVERVFEIGPIFRAEEHNTPRHLNEATSIDFEGAFCDADDAMDVAEGVLKAAYEAVSENCAEELEALGLAEEFEVPEGDFPRISYEEAIERINATGELDEQLVWGDDLSTAAEEALGDDVGGHYFITDWPSEIKPFYIKDHDDDEQLSTGFDLMHPRMELVSGGQREHRHEALIEGFEQQGLDPDQFEYYTKMFKYGMPPHAGFGLGGERVVMTMLGLDNIREAVLFPRDRQRLSP from the coding sequence ATGCAGAACAGAACCTACACTGCGGACGCCGAGCCGGGCGACGACGTTACCGTCGCTGGTTGGGTCCACGAGATCCGCGACCTGGGCGGCATCGCCTTCCTGATTCTCCGAGACGCGACCGGGAAGATCCAGGTCAAGTTCGAGAAAGACGAGATGGACGAAGAGCTAGTCGAGACCGGCCTTGGCGTCGCCCGCGAGAGCGTCGTCTCGGTTTCGGGCGCCGTCGAGGAGGAGCCCCGCGCACCGACGGGCGTCGAGGTCACCCCGGAGTCAGTTGAAGTCGTCTCGGCCGCCGACCCCGAACTCCCCCTCGACCCCTCCGGCAAGGTCGACGCCGAACTCTCGACGCGGCTGGACAACCGCACGCTCGACCTCCGCAAAGAGGGCGTCCAGGCGGTCTTCGAGATCCGCGCCGAGATCCTGCGTGCGGTCCGCGAGCAGTTCCGTGCGTTCGACTCCACGGAGATCACGACGCCGAAGATCGTCGCCACGGGAACCGAGGGCGGCACCGAGCTCTTCCCAATCACCTACTTCGGCGAGGAGGCCTTCATGAACCAGAGTCCGCAGCTGTTCAAGCAGCTGATCGCCGGCTCGAACGTCGAGCGCGTCTTCGAGATCGGGCCGATCTTCCGCGCCGAGGAACACAACACGCCCCGGCACCTGAACGAAGCCACCTCGATCGACTTCGAAGGAGCGTTCTGTGACGCCGACGACGCCATGGACGTCGCCGAGGGCGTCCTGAAAGCGGCCTACGAGGCCGTCTCCGAGAACTGCGCCGAGGAGCTCGAGGCGCTGGGTCTCGCCGAGGAGTTCGAGGTTCCCGAGGGCGACTTCCCCCGCATCAGCTACGAGGAGGCCATAGAGCGCATCAACGCGACGGGCGAACTCGACGAGCAGCTCGTCTGGGGCGACGACCTCTCGACGGCTGCCGAGGAGGCCCTCGGCGACGACGTTGGCGGCCACTACTTTATCACTGATTGGCCCAGCGAGATCAAGCCCTTCTACATCAAGGATCACGATGACGACGAGCAGCTCTCGACCGGCTTCGACCTGATGCACCCGCGGATGGAGCTCGTCTCCGGTGGCCAGCGCGAACATCGCCACGAAGCCCTCATCGAGGGCTTCGAGCAGCAGGGGTTAGACCCCGACCAGTTCGAGTACTACACGAAGATGTTCAAGTACGGCATGCCGCCCCACGCTGGCTTCGGGCTCGGCGGCGAGCGCGTCGTCATGACGATGCTCGGACTCGACAATATTCGGGAGGCTGTTCTGTTCCCGCGAGATCGCCAGCGTTTGTCGCCGTAG
- a CDS encoding DoxX family membrane protein — protein sequence MDRIETERLQAYKRRFDEVDMRITSAMSQWSIPILRVSLAVVFIWFGALKLFEISPAADLVAATVYVVPPEVFVPVLGVWEVVIGICLLYRPLIRVGIFLLFLQLPGTFLPLVLLPEVVYTTAPYALTVEGQYIIKNLVIIGAALAIGSTVRTEAKQ from the coding sequence ATGGACCGAATCGAGACTGAGCGGTTGCAGGCGTATAAGCGACGGTTCGACGAAGTCGACATGCGGATCACCTCGGCGATGAGTCAGTGGAGCATTCCGATACTTCGCGTCTCTCTTGCGGTCGTGTTCATCTGGTTTGGCGCGTTGAAACTGTTCGAAATCAGTCCGGCAGCAGACCTTGTTGCGGCGACCGTATACGTTGTGCCTCCGGAGGTGTTTGTTCCTGTGCTTGGCGTTTGGGAAGTGGTCATCGGCATCTGTCTGTTGTATCGACCGCTGATTCGCGTCGGCATTTTCTTGTTGTTCTTGCAGCTTCCAGGGACCTTTCTCCCGCTCGTTCTCCTCCCAGAAGTTGTCTACACGACCGCTCCGTACGCCCTCACTGTCGAGGGACAGTACATCATCAAGAACCTCGTCATCATTGGCGCTGCACTCGCAATCGGCAGTACCGTCAGGACCGAAGCCAAGCAGTAG
- a CDS encoding plastocyanin/azurin family copper-binding protein yields the protein MTPRECSRIGSERTVTRRTMLAGTTLVALGSLAGCLDDDENGDDDGNGNGNGNGNDDENGNGNENGNGDQNDNGDENDDENGDENGNDNGDENGDEEELFEIDPGTTIEFDGITSGWIGIEPDEIAGVSNPTLVLEEGEVYEIGWSMGDGTFHNIAIRDEEAQIVDNLRTPEVSDPGEDQWLEFEASEEMAQYVCEPHSGLMVGEIVVE from the coding sequence ATGACACCACGCGAATGCTCGCGAATCGGTAGCGAACGGACAGTCACTCGACGAACGATGCTCGCGGGAACCACACTGGTCGCTCTCGGTTCGCTCGCCGGCTGTCTCGACGACGACGAGAACGGCGACGACGATGGAAACGGCAACGGCAATGGTAACGGCAACGACGACGAGAACGGGAACGGCAACGAGAACGGCAACGGAGACCAAAACGACAACGGCGACGAGAACGACGACGAAAATGGCGACGAAAACGGCAACGATAACGGCGACGAAAACGGCGACGAAGAGGAACTGTTCGAGATCGATCCGGGAACGACGATCGAGTTCGACGGCATCACCAGCGGCTGGATCGGCATCGAACCCGACGAGATTGCGGGCGTCTCGAACCCGACACTCGTTCTCGAGGAGGGCGAGGTGTACGAGATCGGCTGGAGCATGGGCGACGGCACCTTTCACAACATCGCCATTCGAGACGAGGAAGCCCAGATCGTCGACAATCTCAGGACTCCCGAGGTGAGCGATCCCGGTGAGGACCAGTGGCTCGAGTTCGAAGCCAGCGAGGAGATGGCCCAATACGTCTGCGAGCCACATTCCGGACTGATGGTCGGCGAGATCGTCGTCGAGTAG
- a CDS encoding PQQ-binding-like beta-propeller repeat protein: MANGFGKGLNRRHLLRTTAGMGLASVAGCVGLYGDSGAGTVRWEFDDPVYAIRSSPTIVDGTVYVGSYDGTLYAVDAETGDREWAFTEPSEEVYSSPAVADEIVYVGSVDGTLYAVDTEAGEQEWAFTQSEDEIHSSPSVADGTVYVGSDDSSLYAVDAATGEQEWVFTEPSHSIRLNHIRSSPTVAGETVYVGADDGTLYAVDAETGEQEWNFTEPANPMQSSPTVADGTVYVGANDRTLYAVDAETGEREWAFDEPTVGVTSSPTVADGTVYVGNVAIDAETGDRVWPSAETEYANTSSPTVAGGLAFHISWDTLVAVDAEAGEEVWSFMAERAIRSSPTVADGIVYVGTIGGTLYALDAGADGSSEDSRVRLGTLGHHDEAANR; the protein is encoded by the coding sequence ATGGCCAATGGTTTCGGGAAGGGGTTGAATCGGCGTCACCTGCTCCGGACCACCGCCGGAATGGGACTCGCTTCGGTCGCCGGATGTGTGGGCCTCTACGGCGACTCCGGCGCTGGCACCGTCCGCTGGGAGTTTGACGACCCAGTCTACGCCATCCGGTCGTCGCCGACGATCGTCGATGGGACTGTCTACGTCGGATCGTACGACGGGACGCTGTACGCGGTAGACGCGGAGACGGGCGACCGGGAGTGGGCCTTTACCGAGCCGTCCGAGGAAGTGTACTCCTCACCAGCGGTTGCGGACGAGATTGTCTACGTCGGCTCAGTCGACGGCACGCTGTACGCCGTCGATACCGAGGCCGGCGAGCAAGAGTGGGCTTTTACCCAGTCCGAGGATGAGATCCACTCCTCTCCATCGGTCGCGGACGGGACGGTCTACGTCGGATCCGATGACAGCTCGCTGTACGCGGTAGACGCGGCGACGGGCGAGCAAGAGTGGGTCTTTACCGAGCCGTCGCATTCGATACGACTCAATCATATCCGGTCGTCGCCAACGGTCGCTGGCGAAACGGTCTACGTCGGGGCGGACGACGGGACGCTGTACGCGGTAGACGCGGAGACGGGCGAGCAGGAGTGGAACTTTACCGAGCCGGCCAATCCGATGCAGTCGTCGCCGACGGTCGCGGACGGAACGGTCTACGTCGGGGCGAACGACAGGACGCTGTACGCGGTAGACGCGGAGACGGGCGAGCGGGAGTGGGCGTTCGACGAGCCCACTGTGGGGGTGACCTCGTCACCGACGGTCGCCGACGGGACAGTGTACGTAGGAAACGTCGCGATCGACGCGGAGACCGGTGACCGGGTGTGGCCATCCGCCGAAACGGAGTACGCAAACACCTCGTCGCCGACTGTCGCCGGCGGACTCGCCTTCCACATCTCGTGGGATACGCTGGTCGCTGTGGATGCGGAGGCGGGTGAGGAAGTGTGGTCGTTCATGGCCGAGAGAGCGATACGGTCCTCGCCGACGGTCGCGGACGGGATCGTCTACGTCGGCACGATCGGCGGAACGTTGTACGCGCTGGACGCAGGTGCCGACGGGTCGAGCGAGGACTCGCGGGTTCGACTCGGCACGCTCGGCCACCACGACGAAGCAGCCAACCGGTAA
- a CDS encoding class I SAM-dependent methyltransferase yields the protein MGDTYDETRELAEFAWFVADDDRDPVVLIAGCGSATTVERLRANDVATYGFDASADAVDAVPEATRQWVIQADLRDQDVIETLREAFGVDEIDVLLTECMLSFLGPDEATEALGRIRKHPDIGVLLHKIRTDPPVEAQTGEIDATIMSPREWQAVCDPDEEDVWRDAVGRWELPPCGDGDSEL from the coding sequence ATGGGTGACACGTACGACGAAACGCGGGAACTCGCCGAGTTTGCCTGGTTCGTCGCCGACGACGACCGCGATCCGGTCGTCCTCATTGCGGGCTGTGGCTCCGCGACGACCGTCGAGCGACTGCGGGCGAACGACGTGGCTACCTACGGATTCGACGCCTCGGCGGACGCCGTGGACGCGGTCCCTGAGGCGACGCGACAGTGGGTTATCCAGGCCGATCTTCGCGACCAAGACGTAATCGAGACGCTTCGCGAGGCGTTCGGTGTCGACGAAATTGACGTGCTTCTGACAGAGTGTATGCTCTCGTTTTTAGGGCCCGACGAGGCGACCGAGGCACTGGGTCGGATCCGTAAACACCCCGATATCGGGGTGCTGTTGCACAAAATCAGGACGGATCCGCCCGTCGAGGCCCAGACCGGGGAGATCGATGCGACCATTATGTCGCCGCGAGAGTGGCAGGCGGTCTGCGATCCCGACGAGGAAGACGTATGGCGCGACGCTGTGGGGCGATGGGAGCTGCCGCCGTGCGGGGACGGTGACAGTGAGCTCTGA
- a CDS encoding fructose-1,6-bisphosphatase gives MIEADADVASILEALAEVTPTINRTLCDVAGRSTVETAGENESGDERLAVDRRVDRRLQDQLTAVDAVGTYASEERSDLLDVGEGYTVAVDPVDGSSNLRPNTVTGTVVGVYDDSVPARGRDLVASTFVLYGPTTTMTVATDDRCVRYVIDDGAVVSADPVSIPETSEICGAARSTAGWPPELRDHWRELRRTHKLRYTGAMVGDVAHLLDRGGLLAYPPQSGGPDGVLRLQYESNPIAHIVETAGGRSSTGHGSILDADPDTLHQRIPTYFGNPDRIAEIEALYAE, from the coding sequence ATGATCGAAGCCGACGCAGACGTCGCCTCGATACTCGAGGCTCTCGCCGAGGTGACGCCGACGATCAATCGGACGCTTTGTGACGTCGCCGGACGGTCGACCGTCGAGACCGCTGGCGAGAACGAAAGCGGCGACGAGCGACTCGCCGTCGACCGCCGCGTCGACCGCCGTCTGCAGGATCAACTCACCGCAGTCGACGCCGTCGGAACCTACGCCAGCGAGGAGCGCAGTGATCTCCTCGACGTCGGAGAGGGCTACACCGTCGCCGTCGATCCGGTCGATGGCTCCTCGAACCTCCGGCCGAACACCGTCACCGGCACCGTCGTTGGCGTCTACGATGATTCCGTTCCTGCCCGAGGCCGGGACCTCGTTGCGAGCACGTTCGTGCTCTATGGCCCCACGACGACGATGACTGTCGCCACCGACGATCGCTGCGTGCGCTACGTCATCGACGACGGTGCCGTCGTCTCCGCAGATCCCGTCTCGATCCCCGAGACGTCGGAAATCTGTGGTGCTGCCCGCTCGACTGCGGGGTGGCCACCGGAACTGCGCGATCACTGGCGAGAGCTTCGGCGCACGCACAAGCTCCGGTACACGGGGGCGATGGTGGGCGACGTTGCCCACCTGCTCGACCGCGGTGGTCTCCTCGCGTACCCCCCACAATCGGGCGGTCCCGACGGCGTCCTGCGGCTCCAGTACGAATCGAACCCGATCGCCCACATCGTCGAAACGGCGGGTGGGCGCTCGTCGACCGGACACGGTTCGATTCTCGATGCCGATCCCGACACCCTACACCAGCGCATTCCGACGTACTTCGGGAACCCGGATCGGATCGCCGAGATCGAGGCGCTGTACGCCGAGTAA
- a CDS encoding fructose PTS transporter subunit IIB encodes MKFVAVTACPTGIAHSQMAAEKLETTPTARGHEITVEVQGAMGAENELPDGDIEAAEATIVAADTAVPMDRFEALPVVKGTVKDAVNDADSLIAAAIDAAGGDPVDAPQASANDETVASAADDAEAQTASSSPADGTRTIDQEALERRREKSLLARVKRRLS; translated from the coding sequence CTGAAATTCGTTGCAGTCACAGCCTGTCCGACCGGAATCGCACACAGCCAGATGGCCGCCGAGAAGTTAGAGACAACCCCCACAGCGCGCGGCCACGAGATCACCGTCGAGGTTCAGGGGGCGATGGGTGCCGAGAACGAACTCCCCGACGGCGACATCGAGGCGGCCGAGGCCACGATCGTCGCGGCCGACACCGCCGTCCCCATGGACCGCTTCGAAGCCCTTCCAGTCGTGAAGGGAACGGTCAAAGATGCCGTCAACGATGCCGACTCCCTGATCGCGGCGGCCATCGACGCCGCCGGCGGCGACCCCGTCGACGCTCCGCAGGCGTCTGCAAACGACGAAACCGTCGCCTCGGCGGCGGACGATGCCGAGGCCCAAACCGCCTCGTCGTCTCCTGCCGACGGGACGCGAACTATCGACCAGGAGGCGCTCGAACGACGCCGCGAGAAGAGCCTCCTCGCTCGGGTCAAGCGGAGGCTCTCGTAA
- the ptsP gene encoding phosphoenolpyruvate--protein phosphotransferase — MSERTLTGTGVTPRSGAGTVVWYRPSDGESADTVAEATLDSRTDAIDPGAEWRRFVDARDRARDALADERERTAARIGEEEAGVFDAHIQFLDDPQIEDGVADAIEDGAAAEGAVRTAFAAPIEQFEGMDGRMAERADDLRDVRDRLVRTLTGDEGAALAELPPGTVLLAERLTPSDTVQLDPERVAGFATVTGGRTSHAAIFARSLSLPAVVGVGEALSDVADGATVVVDGEAGEVVVDPTPERRAAAAEEDAVDVRSDPVMTADGTAIEIAANVGRPTELAGAREQGADGIGLYRTEFLFLDRDAPPGEDEQYETYVDALSTFPDGRVVVRTLDVGGDKPIPYLDLPDEENPFLGERGIRRSLGPDADLFETQLRALLRAAAHDEGALAVMFPLVTTVEELDAALSVVDDVAEALDAEGVDHAVPELGVMVETPAAVFLARELASRVDFLSIGTNDLTQYVMAAARENEQVAGLRDPCQPAVLRAIRRNVEAAHAEDAWIGMCGEMAGDPSFTALLVGLELDELSMSPVTVPDVKAAVTRQHRADASELAERALAATTERDVRDHLPDH; from the coding sequence ATGTCCGAACGAACCCTTACCGGAACCGGTGTGACACCTCGAAGCGGTGCCGGAACCGTCGTCTGGTACCGTCCGTCCGACGGAGAGTCGGCCGATACCGTTGCGGAGGCTACCCTGGATTCGCGGACGGACGCGATCGACCCTGGCGCCGAGTGGCGACGATTCGTCGACGCTCGCGACCGCGCCAGAGATGCCCTGGCCGACGAACGCGAGCGAACCGCAGCGCGCATCGGCGAGGAGGAAGCCGGCGTCTTCGACGCCCACATCCAGTTCCTCGACGATCCACAGATCGAAGACGGCGTCGCGGACGCGATCGAGGACGGAGCGGCGGCCGAAGGCGCCGTCAGGACGGCGTTTGCCGCCCCGATCGAGCAGTTCGAAGGGATGGATGGCCGGATGGCAGAGCGGGCCGACGACCTGCGGGACGTCCGCGACCGTCTCGTCCGTACCCTGACCGGCGACGAGGGCGCTGCTCTCGCCGAGCTACCGCCTGGAACAGTTCTGCTCGCCGAGCGCCTCACGCCGAGTGACACCGTCCAGCTCGATCCGGAACGAGTCGCCGGCTTCGCCACCGTCACCGGCGGGCGGACCTCCCACGCCGCAATCTTCGCGCGCTCGCTCTCCCTGCCCGCCGTCGTCGGTGTCGGTGAGGCGCTTTCGGACGTGGCCGACGGCGCGACGGTCGTCGTCGACGGCGAGGCCGGCGAGGTCGTCGTCGATCCGACTCCAGAGCGCCGCGCCGCCGCGGCCGAGGAGGACGCCGTCGACGTTCGGTCCGACCCGGTGATGACCGCCGACGGGACCGCCATCGAGATCGCCGCCAACGTCGGCCGGCCCACCGAACTGGCCGGCGCTCGTGAGCAAGGAGCCGACGGAATCGGCCTCTATCGAACCGAGTTTCTGTTTCTCGATCGAGACGCTCCGCCCGGCGAGGACGAGCAGTACGAAACCTACGTCGACGCCCTCTCGACGTTTCCCGACGGCCGGGTCGTCGTCCGAACGCTCGACGTCGGGGGCGACAAGCCCATTCCCTACCTCGACCTGCCCGACGAGGAGAATCCGTTCCTCGGCGAGCGCGGAATCAGACGATCTCTGGGGCCTGACGCCGATCTCTTCGAGACCCAGCTGCGGGCGCTGCTCCGGGCGGCAGCCCACGACGAGGGTGCCCTCGCCGTCATGTTCCCGCTGGTGACGACCGTCGAGGAGCTCGACGCCGCGCTCTCGGTCGTCGACGACGTTGCCGAGGCTCTCGACGCCGAGGGGGTCGACCACGCCGTCCCCGAACTCGGCGTGATGGTCGAGACGCCGGCCGCGGTCTTCCTCGCCCGCGAACTGGCGTCGCGGGTCGATTTCCTGAGTATCGGGACGAACGACCTCACCCAGTACGTGATGGCCGCCGCCCGCGAAAACGAGCAGGTTGCGGGACTTCGTGATCCCTGTCAGCCCGCCGTGTTGCGCGCGATCAGACGGAACGTCGAGGCGGCCCACGCCGAGGACGCCTGGATCGGAATGTGCGGCGAGATGGCCGGCGATCCGTCCTTCACGGCGTTGCTCGTCGGCCTCGAACTCGACGAACTGAGCATGAGCCCGGTCACCGTTCCCGACGTGAAAGCCGCCGTCACCCGCCAGCACCGAGCCGACGCGAGCGAACTTGCCGAACGCGCGCTCGCGGCGACGACCGAACGAGACGTACGCGACCACCTCCCAGACCACTGA
- a CDS encoding HPr family phosphocarrier protein — MTAHERVVTVVPEAGLHARPAAEFVQTAAMYDAEVRVGRPGDEDLHSAASMLAVTGLDVENGEDVLLVAEGDGAEDALDALEALLTSPEAELNDD, encoded by the coding sequence ATGACTGCCCACGAGCGCGTCGTCACGGTCGTCCCCGAAGCCGGCCTCCACGCGCGGCCCGCGGCCGAATTCGTTCAGACTGCCGCCATGTACGACGCCGAGGTTCGAGTCGGACGCCCCGGCGACGAGGACTTACACTCTGCGGCGAGCATGCTCGCGGTGACTGGACTCGACGTCGAGAACGGCGAGGACGTCCTGCTCGTCGCCGAGGGCGACGGCGCTGAGGACGCGTTAGACGCCCTCGAAGCCCTCCTCACGTCGCCTGAAGCAGAGCTGAACGATGACTGA
- a CDS encoding fructose PTS transporter subunit IIA, with protein MTTAIEADDADELLPTAHVSLSGAPDQKEACIEHLPSLIDDNGRVEDREAALEALLAREEQTTTGVGMGIGIPHAKTDAVSRPSLAFARADGGIDFGAMDDKPARLVFTILVPESGAEDHLSILSSLSRALMHDEGREGLSDASSPDAVQSVLREAIA; from the coding sequence ATGACTACGGCAATCGAGGCAGACGACGCAGACGAGTTGCTGCCGACCGCTCACGTCTCGCTGTCAGGCGCCCCCGACCAGAAGGAGGCCTGCATCGAGCACCTGCCCTCTCTGATCGACGACAACGGACGCGTCGAGGATCGGGAGGCGGCCCTCGAGGCGTTGCTCGCGCGAGAGGAACAGACCACCACCGGCGTCGGGATGGGGATCGGTATTCCCCACGCGAAAACCGACGCTGTCAGCCGCCCGTCGCTCGCTTTCGCCCGCGCCGACGGCGGCATCGACTTCGGAGCGATGGACGACAAGCCCGCCCGCCTCGTGTTCACGATCCTGGTTCCCGAGTCCGGCGCCGAGGATCACCTCTCGATCCTCAGCTCGCTGTCTCGGGCGCTGATGCACGACGAGGGTCGCGAGGGGCTGTCGGACGCGTCGTCGCCGGACGCCGTGCAGTCCGTCCTTCGGGAGGCGATCGCATGA
- a CDS encoding pantoate kinase: MREEATAFVPGHVTGFFSAHPDTDPMKAGSRGAGLTLTDGVEVTVSSVERAGSASRSNGASAETVWLDSEPIHVEPVETVLDALGASAHVTAESDLPLGAGFGVSGAMALGTALAANRVFGEHRSENELVALAHCAEVEAGTGLGDVVAQARGGAPIRLEPGAPARNELDAIPERSRVEYVAFDELSTADVLAGDTETLSAAGERALSRLVDDPTLPALVRTSRQFAREADLLTPRVETAIEATADAGGEASMAMLGETVFALGTGLTDAGYDPAVCETHSAGAVLH, translated from the coding sequence ATGCGCGAGGAGGCGACAGCGTTCGTTCCGGGCCACGTGACGGGCTTTTTCAGTGCCCACCCGGACACGGATCCGATGAAGGCGGGATCGCGAGGCGCGGGCCTGACGCTTACCGACGGCGTCGAGGTGACCGTCTCGTCGGTCGAACGTGCCGGATCCGCGTCGCGATCGAATGGAGCGTCAGCGGAGACAGTCTGGCTCGACAGCGAGCCGATCCACGTCGAACCAGTCGAAACGGTTCTCGACGCACTCGGAGCGTCTGCCCACGTAACGGCCGAATCCGATCTCCCGCTCGGAGCCGGCTTCGGCGTCTCGGGAGCGATGGCGCTGGGAACAGCACTGGCAGCAAACCGGGTGTTCGGCGAACATCGGTCGGAGAACGAACTCGTGGCGCTCGCCCATTGTGCGGAAGTCGAAGCTGGAACTGGCCTGGGCGACGTGGTTGCCCAGGCTCGCGGCGGCGCCCCGATTCGACTCGAACCGGGGGCGCCGGCACGCAACGAACTCGACGCCATCCCGGAGCGCTCGCGAGTCGAGTACGTTGCCTTCGACGAACTCTCGACGGCCGACGTACTCGCAGGTGATACCGAGACGCTGTCGGCAGCCGGGGAACGTGCGCTCTCGAGGCTGGTCGATGATCCGACGCTGCCCGCGCTCGTGCGCACCTCGAGACAGTTCGCCCGCGAGGCCGACCTGCTCACGCCCCGAGTCGAGACGGCGATCGAGGCCACCGCCGATGCGGGTGGCGAGGCGTCGATGGCGATGCTCGGCGAGACGGTCTTCGCGCTCGGAACCGGGCTCACGGATGCGGGGTATGATCCTGCGGTCTGTGAAACGCACTCGGCAGGCGCAGTGTTACACTAA
- a CDS encoding ABC transporter substrate-binding protein, translated as MGDNTIQIDRRGVLRGTGGAAAVVVGLGSIGGASAQEALSVTAVWTDDEEEDFLAVVDYAEDETGLEISYAPRDTETLLTETLMDYEVGVATADIVVLPTEGRVRRDGGAGHLEPLDDLWDEDDYTTDYGPVTVDGEVYAAPFGGDIKPGFWYRPSFFEEHDLEEPDDYDAFLDLLEEIDGIDGVEAPLASGNGDGWPLSDVTEAFILRQEDGAQLQVDLIEGDASFTDDRVVTAFEELQELLQAGYFSEVRDFGIQYEFFWANETPLYFMGSWTPAFGAIDDPEDLDYFMLPGAEAMVTSINWFTVPAYAPDIDAARDAVEAIISPEGQEVWTERGGFVPTALDVPDDAFDLEVMQDISEQADEVELVPDLDDALGDPFQAEFWSQLLGLWAEPDQDVQSITESLDSVLQETVEE; from the coding sequence ATGGGAGACAATACCATACAGATCGATCGGCGCGGAGTGCTCCGAGGAACGGGCGGCGCTGCTGCGGTCGTCGTTGGACTGGGAAGTATCGGCGGCGCGAGCGCACAGGAAGCGCTCTCAGTCACCGCCGTCTGGACGGACGACGAGGAAGAAGACTTCCTCGCGGTAGTCGACTACGCCGAAGACGAGACCGGACTCGAGATCTCGTACGCACCGCGGGATACCGAGACACTCCTGACCGAGACGCTGATGGACTACGAGGTGGGCGTCGCAACCGCGGACATCGTCGTCTTACCGACGGAGGGACGAGTGCGACGCGACGGCGGAGCCGGCCACCTCGAACCGCTGGATGACCTGTGGGACGAGGACGACTACACGACGGACTACGGACCCGTCACGGTCGACGGTGAGGTCTACGCCGCACCCTTCGGCGGCGATATCAAGCCCGGCTTCTGGTACCGGCCGTCGTTCTTCGAGGAGCACGACCTCGAAGAGCCCGACGACTACGACGCTTTTCTCGATCTGCTCGAGGAGATCGACGGGATCGACGGCGTCGAGGCACCGCTGGCATCGGGCAACGGCGATGGCTGGCCGTTGAGCGACGTGACGGAGGCGTTTATCCTTCGCCAAGAGGACGGCGCCCAGCTGCAGGTCGATCTCATCGAGGGTGACGCCTCGTTCACCGACGACCGCGTCGTCACTGCCTTCGAAGAGCTACAGGAACTCCTCCAGGCGGGATACTTCAGCGAGGTTCGAGACTTCGGCATCCAGTACGAGTTCTTCTGGGCGAACGAGACGCCGCTATACTTCATGGGCTCGTGGACGCCAGCGTTCGGTGCGATCGACGATCCTGAAGATCTGGATTACTTCATGCTTCCCGGCGCGGAGGCGATGGTGACGAGTATCAACTGGTTCACCGTCCCAGCGTACGCCCCAGACATCGACGCGGCCCGAGACGCGGTCGAGGCAATTATCTCGCCTGAAGGCCAGGAGGTCTGGACCGAACGCGGCGGGTTCGTTCCGACGGCACTCGACGTTCCCGACGACGCCTTCGACCTCGAGGTCATGCAGGACATCTCGGAGCAGGCCGACGAGGTCGAACTCGTCCCGGACTTAGATGACGCGCTGGGCGATCCGTTCCAGGCGGAGTTCTGGTCGCAGTTGCTCGGCCTCTGGGCGGAGCCAGATCAGGACGTCCAGTCGATCACCGAATCACTCGACAGCGTGTTACAGGAGACCGTCGAGGAGTGA